The Cervus canadensis isolate Bull #8, Minnesota chromosome 9, ASM1932006v1, whole genome shotgun sequence genome contains a region encoding:
- the LOC122447483 gene encoding 10 kDa heat shock protein, mitochondrial-like: MAGQAFRKCLPFFDQVLVERSTAETVTKGGIMLPEKSQGKVLQTTVVAVGSGSKGKGGEIQSGSVKVGDKVLLPEYGGTKVVLEDKDYFLFRDGDILGKYVN; encoded by the coding sequence ATGGCAGGACAGGCATTTAGAAAGTGTCTTCCCTTCTTTGACCAAGTATTAGTTGAAAGAAGTACAGCCGAAACTGTAACCAAAGGAGGCATTATGCTTCCagaaaaatcacaaggaaaagtACTGCAAACAACGGTGGTAGCTGTTGGATCAGGCTCTAAAGGAAAGGGTGGAGAGATTCAATCAGGCAGTGTGAAAGTTGGAGATAAAGTTCTTCTCCCAGAATATGGAGGCACCAAAGTAGTTCTAGAGGACAAGGATTATTTCTTATTTAGAGATGGTGACATTCTTGGGAAATATGTCAACTGA